DNA from Thermoplasmata archaeon:
GGCGCCTCGTGATTATCCGCGCGGTCCACCGCGATCGTGTAGAATTCGTAGTAGCCGTCTCCGGCCGCGAGCGTCACATCGAAGGGAATCGAACGCGTGATCCATTGGCCATTCTGGTTCGCCGTTGTGTTGTAGAGCGTGAAGTTCCCGGACGTGCCGAGCCGGTACCAGAGTTCCGCGTACGCGACGCCGCTTGCGTTCGCGTTGTCTTGCGCGGTGTAGGGGATCGTTGCCGGCACAGCGTTCGTCAGCGCCGGCAGGCTCGACACGCTCGATGTGGGCGGAGTGTACTCCGCGCCTGTCAAGACGATGTCGTCGACGTAGGCGCCCTCGAAGCCGTGGTTCGCGCTGTCGCTGTGGAATCGGAGAATCAGCCGTTCGACGTTCGTCGGCACCGAGACGGAGGCCAAGACGAACCGGTTGCCCGTGCCGCCCGTGTTGTTGAAGATCGCGAACTGCGTGCCGCCCGCCTCGTACCACGCCTGAATCCAGTCGCCGCCGCCGCTCTCCGTGTGCGAGTAGTAGTAGAAGGACAAGGTCAGGCTCACGAACCCGTTCGCGCTCAGGTTGACGACCAGGTCCGCCTGCATCTCGTCGTCGTACAGGTGGACGTCCGAGTTGTTCTGGCCTCCGATCGACTGCGTCCCGACCTGCGCGCACCACGCGCTGTAGTTGCCGCCGTTGACGCGGTAGTCCGAGATCCCCCAGTAGTCGAGGCCGCCGAGCGGGTTCGTGTCGCGGACCTCCCAGGCCGAAGGGATCTGCCCGCTCTCAAAGTCCTCGCTGAAGACGACGGCCGTGCCCGCGGAGACGCGCGGTGGCACGGTGATCAGGGCAAAGCCGGCGAAGAGCAGGATTGTCATCGCGATCGCCAGCGGTCGGAACCGACGGGAGCGGTCCATGGTGGGCCTCGAGGGACCGTTTCATCGTTCCCTATCTAAAGGCGTTATGGACCCGGTATCACGGCTGATTCCGACGGTGTGGGTGAAGCGGGTCGCGAATCGGCTGCGTTTCAGCACTCATAGGGGTCGTCACGACAGACGTCGGCTGACCTCGGATCATCACGAACGCGGGCGCGCCATCGCGGTGGTCCTAGAAAATCGTTATCGAATCACCATCGTGGATGCGGAGCCCGTCCGAAGGTCACTCTCCACGAGTGGCGGTTCGGCGTCCCGCCGACACGACGACCGCGGTTGGATTTCGATTATGTTTCACGGAGTAGAATTTCGTGGCAAGTTTCTTAACGTGATAACAGTCTCGGACCCGCGCCATGGAGGTTCCTCCCGGTCGAGTGGAACGAATCGCCGATGGGGGACCCGAGGCGATCCGGTCGATCCTCGCGGAGCTCCGGGCGATGAAGTTCAACGGACTCCTCAAGACGTCCGTCTTCCGAGGCGATGTGCCCTCCCAAGGGGTGCTCGTGCTCCGGGACGGCGACGGCGTCCTCGCGGAGCATCGATCGAACGTGGACCTCGCCGGCCGACCGGCGGTGCCGGAGATCCTCAAGGACGCGACCGGCTCGGGGGCCCAACTCGAGGTCCGCACGTACGACTACGGCCACTCCTCGATCAGCATCGAGCAGCTGCAACGAAGCTACCCTGACGCAGCCGTGGACGGCCTCGGAGATGCGGACGCCCTCCTCGCGCAGGTCGGCGCCCAGGGAGCCGCGGAACGCGAGGCGTACGCTCGGGACCTCGGCGCCCGCCGGGACCAGGAGAAGCAACTCATCGAGCGCGAGGAGGAGTTGTACCGCCGGAAGTGGGAGCTGGAGCAGGAGTACCAGCGGAGCGGGGCGGTGCAGCGGGAACTCGACGCCTTGCGCTCCGAGCTGGCGGCGGTCAAAGAGGCGAGCGGGATGATCATGCAGCGGCTCGAAGCGCGCCGCGCCTCGGAGACGGTCGAGGTGGAGTCGCAGAAGAAGCTCCTGGCGATGGAATCGAACCGGGCGAAGGCCGAGCTCGACGCCCTGCGGAAGGGCCTGTCGGATCGGGAGTCACGGACCGCGTCCCGGGAACGCGAGCTCGCGGCGAGGGAGGCCGCCCTCCGGGATCGCGAGGCCGCGCTCGATTCGCGCGACGGATCATTCGATCGCGAACGGAAGCAGGTGAACGAGCTGTACGGCAGCCTGCAAGCGGAGACCCAGAAAATCGGGGAGGCCCGCAAGACGTTCGACGCGCGCCTGTCGGAGGCGGAGCGACGGGAGCGGGAACTGAACCTCCGGGAGCAGTCGTCGCGCGAATGGGAGGAGAAGCTCCGCGGTCACGACGCGTCCCTCGCCGAGCGCGAGGCCGCAGGGGTCGAACGGGAGAAGGCGCTCGCGAACCGGCTCAAAGACCTGGAAGGCCGCGAGTCGAATCTGCGCGCGCAGGCGGCGAAACTCGAGAAGCGGGCGGAGGCGCTCGAGGCCGAAGACACCAGCCTCGACGGCCGCCGGGACGAGCTCGCGCGAGCGACGAAGCGGATGCAGGCGGTCGCGAAGGACCTCGCCGCGAAGGATCGGAACGTCGCCACGGAAGAACGGGAGGCGCGCGGGCGGCAGGTGGACATGCGACGCCGACAGCGGGAACTCGCGGCGCACGAGAAAGAACTCGAGCGGCGCGAACGGCAGATCGCTCAGGTCGAAGAGGACCTCTCGGCAAGCCGCGACCGGCTCAAGGAGCAGGCCCTGAAGTTGCTTCGATCCGAGCGCGCGGCGCAGGAGCGGTTACGATCCATCGACTCCGTCGAGCGAGATCTCTCGAAACGGGACGCCGCCGTGAAACGACGGGAAGCGGCCCTCGTGAAAGGCGAGCGATCGTCGGAGACCGCGGCGGCGAAGCTGGCGGAGCGCGCGGACGCCCTCGAAGTCGCCGAGGAGGATCTCCGATCCCGGCGTGCGGCGATCGAGGAGGAGGCGAACGCGAAGCGTTCCGAGCTCGAGCGACGCGAGCGAGACATCACGGCGAAGGAGCGCGCCCTCGCGGCAGAAGCCGACTCCCAGGAATCGCTCAAGGCCACGCTCGAAGAGCAGGAGACGGCATTCCTATCGGACTTGCAGGACATCGAAGCGCGGAAAGCCGCGCTGGAAGAGGCCGAGGCCGAGATCGCCCAGGAGAAGGGGAAGCTCGCGAAGCGGGATGCAGCCGTCGCGAGGCGCGAGGCGAAGGCGAAGGAGGATCAACGTCGAAGGGAAGCGACGATCGACGCGCGCGAGGCTGAGGTCGAGGAGGTGTCGGCGGCCATACAGGCGAGCGAGCAGACGCTGAAGCGAGGGGCCGCC
Protein-coding regions in this window:
- a CDS encoding Ig-like domain-containing protein, with amino-acid sequence MDRSRRFRPLAIAMTILLFAGFALITVPPRVSAGTAVVFSEDFESGQIPSAWEVRDTNPLGGLDYWGISDYRVNGGNYSAWCAQVGTQSIGGQNNSDVHLYDDEMQADLVVNLSANGFVSLTLSFYYYSHTESGGGDWIQAWYEAGGTQFAIFNNTGGTGNRFVLASVSVPTNVERLILRFHSDSANHGFEGAYVDDIVLTGAEYTPPTSSVSSLPALTNAVPATIPYTAQDNANASGVAYAELWYRLGTSGNFTLYNTTANQNGQWITRSIPFDVTLAAGDGYYEFYTIAVDRADNHEAPPSTPDASMTIDSTAPSLTITSPSSGATTEGSATVTWDASDALSGIDRYEVSVDGGAFQSTGATPSAAFGDLAAGSHTVTVRAYDRAGNMQEVSVSFSFVPGSFPWWLIAVIVAAAVGLLLFFLWKRRKDEEEEEAQAVASGESEPVDQPQDTTDEPEAGPTESPEEEAPQEPPVSPL